One window of the Perca flavescens isolate YP-PL-M2 chromosome 5, PFLA_1.0, whole genome shotgun sequence genome contains the following:
- the lzts3b gene encoding leucine zipper putative tumor suppressor 3 — MQAAGLDVCGNIVGRGANEKNSVGMNQHQHQHQHQHREMAATRADSENNPGSHNPPNHNPPKILPVSGKLEQAMQNNSGLVRPSAFKPVVPKSFHSMQNLVGQTGGAGSEGKTEARSEGFSESRGGRRVRDGAGGESGEVPEALLLDQDSPVRVSRTEGGGNGNEVVQGGMSDSGRNSLTSLPTYTGSGSGCGPPAVLGPLSASTSHINRLGMVGAAAGLEQLEKPGYQNGLSASDSGRSSSGKSSSSYQRLSHLSDAPAPLRPSPSSDDIIQDLEDRLWEKEQEVQHMRRNLDQSEAAIIQVFEEKQRVWERQMDELRQNYASRLQQVTRRAQRSQTALQAQISRLSQDKRRLQEEMAALLAQREELERKCLDYRKEQADILPRLEETKWEVCQKAGEISLLKQQLRESQAEVTQRAGEMVALRGQLKELNAQLREREETMLGLKDSYSSKSLELEKCEGELRRTLSEVSILREKLGVFEAEVLSLKRALSEVSRGAEVVVSPNLAAAGLLPPWGIVHCPRNPTESSTNSLTPTSDTLLSLQSDEAKAQRQEAQRQERQQREEAQWRDVQQRQDAHMQQDIRMRQDAQIRPEAQLRQEAQLRQEAHFRHEAQLRQEAQLRQEVQLRQEAQLCHEAQMRQEAQLRHEAQLCQEVQLRQDGHQPQRGQEGHWDEAGELRRQLEQLQATLRLERQQRERQALNFDQERHTWQDEKERVLKYQAQLQLSYVETLQKNQALEKRMSQLGAKPNTTSTTTTITTTTTTSPTSSNSPPPPPALSPLSPQPPPSLSGPIALTISPPCEDQKGPPSLHQLANPWAGPSRLERIESTEI; from the exons atGCAGGCTGCAGGTTTAGATGTTTGTGGGAACATTGTGGGACGAGGAGCAAATGAGAAGAACAGCGTTGGCATGAACCAACACCAACACCAACACCAACACCAGCACAGAGAGATGGCAGCCACCAGAGCCGACAGTGAGAACAATCCAGGCAGCCATAACCCTCCAAACCACAACCCGCCCAAGATCCTGCCAGTGTCGGGGAAACTGGAGCAG GCAATGCAGAACAACTCAGGCCTTGTTCGTCCCTCTGCCTTCAAGCCGGTGGTTCCCAAGAGCTTCCACTCCATGCAGAACCTGGTGGGCCAGACAGGAGGGGCTGGGAGCGAGGGCAAGACTGAGGCAAGGAGTGAAGGGTTCAGTGAGAGCAGAGGAGGCAGGAGAGTCAGGGATGGAGCAGGAGGAGAATCAGGAGAGGTCCCAGAGGCCCTGCTCCTGGACCAGGACAGCCCAGTGAGGGTCAGCAGAACTGAGGGCGGGGGAAATGGTAATGAAGTGGTTCAGGGAGGGATGTCTGACTCAGGGAGGAACTCCCTGACCAGCCTGCCCACTTACACAGGCTCAGGGTCCGGTTGTGGGCCTCCAGCAGTCCTGGGGCCTCTCAGTGCTTCCACCAGCCACATCAACAGGTTGGGCATGGTTGGGGCAGCTGCAGGTCTCGAACAACTGGAAAAGCCTGGCTACCAG AACGGGCTCAGCGCCTCAGACAGCGGCCGGTCCTCCTCAGGAAAGAGCTCCTCGTCCTATCAGAGGCTGAGCCACCTGAGCGATGCCCCAGCACCTCTTcgcccctccccctcctctgaTGACATCATCCAGGACCTTGAGGACCGCTTGTGGGAGAAAGAGCAAGAG GTGCAGCATATGCGCAGAAACCTGGACCAAAGCGAGGCAGCAATCATTCAGGTGTTTGAGGAGAAGCAACGTGTCTGGGAGCGGCAGATGGATGAGCTGAGACAGAACTACGCCTCGCGCCTGCAGCAG GTTACCCGTCGTGCTCAGCGCTCCCAGACTGCCCTGCAGGCCCAGATAAGCCGTCTGTCCCAGGACAAGAGGAGACTCCAGGAGGAGATGGCGGCTCTGTTGGCCCAGAGAGAGGAGCTGGAGAGAAAGTGTCTGGATTACAGGAAGGAGCAGGCTGACATCTTGCCTCGTCTGGAGGAGACCAAGTGGGAG GTGTGTCAGAAGGCAGGAGAGATCTCCCTGCTGAAGCAGCAGCTGAGGGAGAGTCAGGCTGAAGTGACCCAGCGAGCTGGAGAGatggtggccctgagaggccagCTGAAGGAGCTCAATGCCCAGCTGAGGGAGCGGGAAGAGACCATGCTGGGCCTAAAGGACTCCTATAGCTCCAAGAGTCTGGAGCTGGAGAAGTGTGAGGGAGAGCTGAGGAGGACTCTGTCAGAG GTGTCCATCCTTAGAGAGAAACTGGGTGTATTTGAGGCAGAGGTGCTTAGTTTAAAGCGGGCTCTGAGTGAAGtgagcagaggagcagaagtTGTTGTGAGCCCTAACTTAGCTGCTGCAGGACTGTTGCCACCCTGGGGAATTGTCCACTGCCCACGTAACCCCACTGAGTCCTCAACCAACTCTCTCACCCCCACATCTGACACCCTGTTGAGTCTTCAGAGTGATGAAGCCAAAGCCCAAAGGCAAGAAGCTCAGAGACAGGAGAGGCAGCAACGCGAAGAAGCTCAATGGCGTGACGTGCAGCAGCGACAAGATGCCCACATGCAGCAGGACATCCGAATGCGCCAAGATGCCCAAATCCGACCAGAGGCCCAACTCCGCCAGGAGGCACAGCTTCGGCAGGAGGCTCATTTCCGCCATGAAGCCCAACTACGCCAAGAAGCACAGCTGCGCCAAGAGGTGCAGCTCCGTCAGGAGGCACAGCTCTGCCATGAGGCTCAAATGCGTCAAGAGGCCCAGCTACGTCACGAGGCCCAACTCTGCCAGGAGGTGCAACTGCGTCAGGATGGCCACCAGCCACAGCGTGGCCAGGAGGGCCACTGGGACGAGGCAGGGGAGCTGCGCAGGCAACTAGAGCAGCTGCAGGCCACGTTGCGCCTGGAGCGGCAGCAACGGGAACGCCAGGCCCTCAACTTCGACCAAGAGCGACACACCTGGCAGGATGAGAAGGAGCGGGTTTTGAAATACCAGGCACAGCTGCAGCTCAGCTATGTGGAAACGCTGCAGAAGAACCAAGCTTTGGAAAAACGTATGAGCCAGTTGGGAGCCAAACCAAACACAAcgtccaccaccaccactattACCACTACTACAACCACCTCGCCCACCTCTTCCAAttctccacctccaccaccaGCCCTCTCACCTCTGTCTCCTCAgcccccaccctctctctctggccCCATCGCCCTCACCATCTCTCCACCTTGTGAAGACCAGAAGGGCCCTCCTTCTCTCCACCAGCTTGCCAATCCCTGGGCAGGACCCTCACGCCTGGAGAGGATAGAGTCCACTGAGATATAG
- the smyd1b gene encoding histone-lysine N-methyltransferase SMYD1b isoform X2: MENVAIFDSSGKGRGLKATKEFWAGDIIFSEPSISAVVFDSLSERICHSCFRRQDKLQRCGQCKFGHYCDRTCQRAGWAEHKQECGAIKAYGKVPNENIRLVARILWRLDKEGSVMSDTQLITLEELEDHIDDMQEDELKELKVDIHNFLDFWPRTSKQHTIDNISHIFGVINCNGFTVSDQKGLQAVGVGLFANLCLVNHDCWPNCTVILNHGKIELRSLGKIEEGEELTVSYVDFLNLSEERRRLLKTQYFFDCTCEHCKNHIKDDLKLGGLEVDGVKPTEEQVKEATDYCFQMLEKMDNARLNGNYHEVVKICKDCIEKTEPVLADTHIYQLRMWSTLSEVQAYLQFFNEAAEYARKMVQGYMKLYHPNNAALGMAAMRAGVTHWQAGEIEIGHGMICKAYAILMVTHGPTHPITKDLEAMRMQTEMELRMFKQNEYVYHSMREAALKNKPMAMMHEPNSMEEGIKNLFHRKK, from the exons ATGGAGAATGTggcaatatttgactcatctGGAAAGGGGAGAGGTCTGAAGGCTACCAAGGAGTTTTGGGCTGGAGACATCATTTTTTCTGAGCCCAGtatttcagctgttgtgtttGACAG TCTATCAGAGCGTATTTGCCACAGCTGTTTCCGCAGACAAGACAAGCTACAGAGGTGTGGACAGTGCAAATTTGGTCATTATTGTGACCGAACTTGCCAGCGCGCTGGCTGGGCAGAACACAAGCAAGAGTGTGGGGCCATCAAAGCTTATGGCAAAGTACCGAACGAGAACATCCG CTTGGTTGCCCGTATCTTATGGCGCCTTGACAAAGAGGGGAGCGTGATGTCTGACACGCAGCTGATCACCCTGGAGGAGCTGGAAGACCACATTGATGACATGCAAGAGGATGAGTTGAAGGAATTAAAAGTGGACATCCACAACTTCCTGGACTTCTGGCCCCGTACCAGCAAGCAGCACACGATTGATAACATCTCACATATTTTTGGAGTG ATTAACTGTAATGGTTTCACTGTGAGTGACCAGAAAGGCCTTCAGGCGGTGGGAGTTGGTCTTTTCGCTAATTTGTGTCTCGTGAATCATGACTGCTGGCCAAACTGCACCGTGATCCTCAACCACGGCaa gATTGAGCTGCGTTCTTTAGGTAAGATCGAAGAGGGAGAGGAGCTGACGGTCTCATACGTGGACTTCCTGAATTTGTCAGAGGAGAGACGAAGGCTTCTGAAAACACAATACTTCTTTGACTGCACATGTGAGCACTGCAAGAACCACATCAAAGATGACTTGAAGTTGGGGGGATTGGAAGTGGATGGTGTCAAG CCTACAGAGGAACAAGTGAAAGAGGCAACAGATTATTGCTTTCAAATGCTGGAGAAGATGGACAATGCTCGACTAAATGGCAACTACCATGAG gTGGTGAAAATCTGCAAGGATTGCATAGAGAAGACAGAGCCGGTTTTGGCTGACACTCACATCTACCAGCTGAGGATGTGGAGCACATTAAGTGAGGTGCAAGCTTACCTGCAGTTCTTTAATGAGGCTGCAGAATACGCCCGCAAAATGGTGCAGGGATACAT GAAACTGTACCACCCGAACAATGCTGCTCTCGGTATGGCTGCCATGCGAGCAGGAGTGACTCACTGGCAAGCTGGGGAGATCGAGATTGGCCACGGGATGATCTGCAAGGCCTACGCCATTCTCATGGTCACCCACGGCCCAACACATCCCATCACCAAGGACCTGGAG GCGATGCGTatgcagacagagatggagctGAGGATGTTCAAGCAAAACGAGTATGTTTACCACAGTATGAGAGAGGCAGCTCTGAAGAACAAACCAATGGCCATGATGCATGAGCCCAATTCTATGGAGGAGGGAATCAAGAATCTCTTCCACCGAAAGAAGTAA
- the smyd1b gene encoding histone-lysine N-methyltransferase SMYD1b isoform X1 gives MENVAIFDSSGKGRGLKATKEFWAGDIIFSEPSISAVVFDSLSERICHSCFRRQDKLQRCGQCKFGHYCDRTCQRAGWAEHKQECGAIKAYGKVPNENIRLVARILWRLDKEGSVMSDTQLITLEELEDHIDDMQEDELKELKVDIHNFLDFWPRTSKQHTIDNISHIFGVINCNGFTVSDQKGLQAVGVGLFANLCLVNHDCWPNCTVILNHGNQSAVNTMFHSQRRIELRSLGKIEEGEELTVSYVDFLNLSEERRRLLKTQYFFDCTCEHCKNHIKDDLKLGGLEVDGVKPTEEQVKEATDYCFQMLEKMDNARLNGNYHEVVKICKDCIEKTEPVLADTHIYQLRMWSTLSEVQAYLQFFNEAAEYARKMVQGYMKLYHPNNAALGMAAMRAGVTHWQAGEIEIGHGMICKAYAILMVTHGPTHPITKDLEAMRMQTEMELRMFKQNEYVYHSMREAALKNKPMAMMHEPNSMEEGIKNLFHRKK, from the exons ATGGAGAATGTggcaatatttgactcatctGGAAAGGGGAGAGGTCTGAAGGCTACCAAGGAGTTTTGGGCTGGAGACATCATTTTTTCTGAGCCCAGtatttcagctgttgtgtttGACAG TCTATCAGAGCGTATTTGCCACAGCTGTTTCCGCAGACAAGACAAGCTACAGAGGTGTGGACAGTGCAAATTTGGTCATTATTGTGACCGAACTTGCCAGCGCGCTGGCTGGGCAGAACACAAGCAAGAGTGTGGGGCCATCAAAGCTTATGGCAAAGTACCGAACGAGAACATCCG CTTGGTTGCCCGTATCTTATGGCGCCTTGACAAAGAGGGGAGCGTGATGTCTGACACGCAGCTGATCACCCTGGAGGAGCTGGAAGACCACATTGATGACATGCAAGAGGATGAGTTGAAGGAATTAAAAGTGGACATCCACAACTTCCTGGACTTCTGGCCCCGTACCAGCAAGCAGCACACGATTGATAACATCTCACATATTTTTGGAGTG ATTAACTGTAATGGTTTCACTGTGAGTGACCAGAAAGGCCTTCAGGCGGTGGGAGTTGGTCTTTTCGCTAATTTGTGTCTCGTGAATCATGACTGCTGGCCAAACTGCACCGTGATCCTCAACCACGGCaa TCAATCGGCTGTGAATACTATGTTTCATTCTCAACGGAG gATTGAGCTGCGTTCTTTAGGTAAGATCGAAGAGGGAGAGGAGCTGACGGTCTCATACGTGGACTTCCTGAATTTGTCAGAGGAGAGACGAAGGCTTCTGAAAACACAATACTTCTTTGACTGCACATGTGAGCACTGCAAGAACCACATCAAAGATGACTTGAAGTTGGGGGGATTGGAAGTGGATGGTGTCAAG CCTACAGAGGAACAAGTGAAAGAGGCAACAGATTATTGCTTTCAAATGCTGGAGAAGATGGACAATGCTCGACTAAATGGCAACTACCATGAG gTGGTGAAAATCTGCAAGGATTGCATAGAGAAGACAGAGCCGGTTTTGGCTGACACTCACATCTACCAGCTGAGGATGTGGAGCACATTAAGTGAGGTGCAAGCTTACCTGCAGTTCTTTAATGAGGCTGCAGAATACGCCCGCAAAATGGTGCAGGGATACAT GAAACTGTACCACCCGAACAATGCTGCTCTCGGTATGGCTGCCATGCGAGCAGGAGTGACTCACTGGCAAGCTGGGGAGATCGAGATTGGCCACGGGATGATCTGCAAGGCCTACGCCATTCTCATGGTCACCCACGGCCCAACACATCCCATCACCAAGGACCTGGAG GCGATGCGTatgcagacagagatggagctGAGGATGTTCAAGCAAAACGAGTATGTTTACCACAGTATGAGAGAGGCAGCTCTGAAGAACAAACCAATGGCCATGATGCATGAGCCCAATTCTATGGAGGAGGGAATCAAGAATCTCTTCCACCGAAAGAAGTAA
- the LOC114556073 gene encoding fatty acid-binding protein, liver-type, whose amino-acid sequence MSFSGKYQLESQENFEPFMKAIGLPDELIQKGKDIKSVSEIEENGNNFKVTVTTGSKVLVNTFTIGQEAELETVTGEKVKAVVQRDGNKLKVSLKGIESVTELVDSLTIVNTMTVGGIVYKRTSKRI is encoded by the exons ATGTCTTTCTCTGGAAAGTACCAGCTGGAGTCTCAGGAGAACTTTGAGCCTTTCATGAAGGCCATTG GTCTCCCTGATGAACTCATCCAGAAAGGCAAAGACATAAAGAGCGTCTCTGAGATTGAGGAGAATGGTAACAACTTCAAAGTGACGGTCACCACCGGCTCAAAGGTCCTCGTGAATACCTTCACCATTGGACaggaggcagagctggagacaGTCACTGGGGAGAAGGTCAAG GCCGTGGTTCAGCGTGATGGCAACAAGCTGAAGGTCTCCCTGAAGGGAATCGAGTCAGTCACAGAACTAGTGGACTCACTCACAATTGTCAAT acTATGACTGTTGGTGGCATTGTGTACAAGAGGACAAGCAAACGCATTTAA
- the LOC114556238 gene encoding fatty acid-binding protein, liver-type-like produces the protein MTAVLEFESIKQAAKHFSLLPSLSAIMSSPCLVQYQLKSQENFECFMKAIGLLDELIQKGKDIKSISEIEETGDNFKVLVYTFTIGQEAELETATGEKAKAVIQGDGNKLKGSLKGIKSVTELVDLNTTVNVGDKTVSEWGRAEEQMKLGLIVGGLTSPR, from the exons ATGACTGCAGTGCTGGAGTTTGAGAGTATAAAACAGGCAGCTAAGCACTTCTCACTCCTACCTTCACTATCTGCCATCATGTCTAGTCCATGTCTAGTCCAGTACCAGCTGAAGTCTCAGGAGAACTTTGAGTGTTTCATGAAGGCCATTG gtcTCCTTGATGAACTCATCCAGAAAGGCAAAGACATCAAGAGCATCTCTGAGATTGAGGAGACTGGTGACAACTTCAAAGTCCTAGTATATACCTTCACCATTGGACAGGAGGCTG AGCTGGAGACTGCCACAGGGGAGAAGGCCAAG GCGGTGATTCAGGGTGATGGCAACAAGTTGAAGGGCTCCCTGAAGGGAATCAAGTCTGTCACAGAACTAGTGGATTTAAACACAACTGTCAAT GTGGGAGATAAAACTGTGTCTGAGTGGGGGCGCGCGGAGGAGCAGATGAAACTGGGTCTGATAGTGGGCGGGCTCACATCTCCTAGATGA